A segment of the Acetobacteroides hydrogenigenes genome:
AAAAAAATACCCTATAGCAATTGTTCTCGACAACGTAAGAAGCCAAAACAACATAGGTTCAGTATTTCGCACTGCTGATGCCTTTAGAATCGAAAAGGTGGTATTAACAGGAATATGCTCGACACCACCCAACAAAGAAATCCATAAAACTGCATTAGGTGCCGAAGATAGCGTTGCTTGGGAATACTTCGAAAACTGTACCGCTGCCGTCGAAAACCTAAAAAAAACTGGCTATATCGTTATATCAATCGAACAGGTAGAAGGCAGTATTTCTCTCGAAAAATTCGTTATCGAACCAGATGCCAGATATGCTCTAGTACTAG
Coding sequences within it:
- a CDS encoding RNA methyltransferase; the encoded protein is MRKLEVHELNRLDLEEFKRAKKYPIAIVLDNVRSQNNIGSVFRTADAFRIEKVVLTGICSTPPNKEIHKTALGAEDSVAWEYFENCTAAVENLKKTGYIVISIEQVEGSISLEKFVIEPDARYALVLGNEVKGVDQAVVQASNYAIEIPQEGTKHSLNVSITAGIVMWEFFRRLAL